From Halobacillus sp. Marseille-Q1614, the proteins below share one genomic window:
- the spoIIM gene encoding stage II sporulation protein M, with protein sequence MQRNVRLVKKDIHNHMSIFVFIFVLFIMGMIFGAIIVNSMNFVQKEDLFFYLKQFFEQMVYSEETARSSLLKESIFYHIKYMLLLFLLGISVVGMPIITVLLFIKGLVVGFSVGFLVNQMGWYGLLLSSASIAPQNILIIPIYLFAGALALLFSLTLCKQLFIKRVHQPILQAFAKYSALFGLLTICLMLASVVEVFIAQPLLEAAVNWLFK encoded by the coding sequence ATGCAGCGAAATGTTAGGTTAGTTAAAAAAGACATTCATAATCATATGAGCATCTTTGTTTTCATATTTGTGTTATTTATCATGGGCATGATCTTCGGCGCTATCATCGTTAATAGTATGAATTTTGTACAGAAAGAAGACTTATTCTTCTACTTAAAACAGTTTTTTGAACAGATGGTCTACTCCGAAGAAACGGCACGCTCCAGCCTATTAAAGGAAAGTATTTTCTACCATATAAAATATATGCTTCTTTTATTCCTGCTTGGAATATCGGTTGTAGGAATGCCGATTATCACTGTTCTTTTATTCATTAAGGGCCTTGTGGTCGGATTCTCTGTCGGCTTCCTGGTGAATCAGATGGGCTGGTATGGACTGCTGCTTTCTTCTGCTTCGATTGCACCGCAAAACATTTTAATCATACCTATATATCTGTTTGCTGGTGCGCTGGCACTGTTGTTTTCTTTAACTTTGTGCAAGCAGTTATTTATAAAACGCGTCCATCAGCCGATCCTGCAGGCGTTTGCTAAATACAGTGCACTTTTCGGCCTTTTGACCATATGCTTAATGCTGGCATCGGTTGTTGAAGTGTTTATTGCCCAGCCGCTTCTTGAGGCAGCCGTGAATTGGCTGTTTAAATAA
- a CDS encoding Fur family transcriptional regulator, producing the protein MEHRIERIKKQLHSQSYKLTPQREATVRVLLENEADHLSAEDVYLLVKEKAPEIGLATVYRTLELLSELKVVDKINFGDGVSRYDLRKEGAEHFHHHLVCIECGSVEEIEEDLLGDVEKLIEGQWGFEVKDHRLTFHGICRVCQKSAVSNSSS; encoded by the coding sequence ATGGAACATCGCATTGAGCGTATTAAAAAGCAGTTACATTCACAGAGTTATAAGTTAACCCCGCAAAGGGAAGCGACGGTTCGCGTGCTTTTGGAAAACGAAGCAGACCATTTAAGTGCGGAAGATGTTTACCTCCTCGTAAAAGAGAAAGCACCGGAAATTGGTTTAGCGACCGTTTATCGTACACTGGAACTGCTCTCAGAATTAAAAGTTGTCGACAAAATTAACTTTGGTGATGGAGTCTCTAGATATGACCTTCGCAAAGAAGGGGCGGAACATTTTCACCATCATCTAGTCTGTATAGAGTGTGGTTCAGTAGAAGAAATTGAGGAAGACCTGCTGGGAGACGTAGAAAAACTGATTGAAGGCCAATGGGGTTTTGAAGTAAAAGATCACCGGTTAACCTTTCACGGAATTTGCCGTGTCTGCCAGAAATCAGCCGTATCCAATTCATCATCGTAA
- a CDS encoding DUF4227 family protein, protein MSKRNPQLQELIKVLIIFTVCTSLFYVALRVIHDQHERSHRYDPPGGAAVKVVNPVEPDWSDRLSIFFQLGE, encoded by the coding sequence ATGAGTAAAAGGAATCCGCAGTTACAAGAGTTAATAAAAGTGCTTATTATATTTACGGTATGTACGAGCTTGTTCTATGTAGCTTTGCGAGTTATCCACGACCAACACGAAAGAAGCCATAGATACGATCCGCCAGGCGGGGCCGCTGTAAAAGTCGTGAACCCTGTAGAGCCCGACTGGTCGGACAGGTTATCCATTTTCTTTCAACTAGGAGAGTAG
- the xerD gene encoding site-specific tyrosine recombinase XerD: MKFALEDFFHYLTVERGLSANTIQSYKRDLTQYQLFLVESENVEDWDQISRAHIMKYLYALNDKGRSAATVARLLSSIRLFHQFLIREKITNQDPSLHIETPKKDRKLPKVLSSDDVEKLLSLQANDPLSIRNKAMLEMLYATGLRVTELISLKVSDLHLTMGFVRCMGKGSKERIIPLGEMAKEALENYLEGPRGKLVNKKRTEELFVNHHGSPISRQGFWKVLKAVALEAGVTKEITPHTLRHSFATHLLENGADLRAVQEMLGHADISTTQIYTHVTKSRLKDVYRSYHPRA; the protein is encoded by the coding sequence ATGAAGTTTGCTTTAGAAGATTTTTTTCATTATCTTACAGTAGAGCGGGGTCTCTCGGCAAACACTATTCAATCATATAAGAGAGACCTGACCCAGTATCAGTTATTTCTAGTTGAGTCTGAGAATGTAGAGGACTGGGACCAAATATCACGCGCTCATATTATGAAATATTTATATGCGCTGAACGATAAAGGCCGTTCTGCTGCAACGGTAGCAAGGCTGCTGTCGTCGATTCGCCTGTTTCACCAGTTTTTAATCCGTGAGAAAATAACCAATCAAGATCCAAGCTTACATATAGAAACCCCAAAGAAGGACCGCAAACTGCCGAAGGTGCTTTCATCCGATGATGTAGAAAAGTTATTAAGCCTTCAGGCGAACGACCCGCTTTCCATAAGGAATAAAGCCATGCTGGAAATGCTCTATGCGACGGGGCTTCGGGTGACTGAACTGATTTCTTTAAAGGTTAGTGATCTGCATTTAACGATGGGGTTTGTCAGATGTATGGGCAAAGGATCTAAAGAGCGGATCATCCCGCTTGGGGAAATGGCGAAAGAGGCACTTGAGAATTATTTAGAAGGGCCCAGGGGAAAGCTGGTTAATAAAAAGCGGACGGAAGAACTGTTTGTTAATCACCACGGATCTCCTATATCAAGGCAGGGGTTTTGGAAGGTATTGAAAGCGGTTGCCTTAGAGGCGGGGGTTACCAAAGAGATTACGCCCCATACATTGCGGCATTCGTTTGCCACTCATCTGCTTGAGAATGGAGCTGACCTGCGTGCGGTTCAGGAAATGCTGGGTCATGCCGATATTTCCACAACACAAATATATACACATGTGACTAAATCTCGCTTAAAAGATGTTTATCGCTCTTATCATCCAAGAGCGTAA
- the deoB gene encoding phosphopentomutase, which translates to MNSFKRVFLVVMDSVGIGEAPDAEKFNDKGAHTLGHIAEHMGGLKMPHMGSLGLSNIRPIKGIEKAEQPKAHYTTMMEASNGKDTMTGHWEIMGLNIQQPFRTFPDGFPDELLNQLKEKTGRGIVGNKPASGTEILVELGEHHMKTGDLIVYTSADSVLQIAAHEEVVPLEELYEICEYARELTRDEKYMVGRVIARPFVGAPGAFERTSNRHDYALKPFGQTVMNHLEDAGLDVIALGKISDIYDGEGVTEAIRTTDNMDGMDQLVASMGKDFKGLSFLNLVDFDAKFGHRRDPQGYGEALEAYDERLPEVLEKMTAEDLLIITADHGNDPIHHGTDHTRELVPLIVYHKGITAGKELPQCQTFADVGATIADNFSAKMPEHGTSFLKDIK; encoded by the coding sequence ATGAATTCATTTAAACGAGTATTTCTGGTTGTCATGGACTCTGTAGGCATCGGGGAAGCACCGGATGCTGAAAAATTTAACGATAAAGGGGCTCATACCCTTGGCCATATTGCGGAACATATGGGAGGACTGAAAATGCCTCATATGGGTTCACTCGGTTTAAGCAATATCCGCCCTATTAAAGGAATTGAAAAGGCGGAACAGCCTAAAGCTCATTACACTACAATGATGGAAGCTTCTAATGGTAAGGATACAATGACCGGGCATTGGGAGATCATGGGACTTAACATTCAACAGCCATTTCGAACGTTTCCTGACGGCTTTCCTGATGAACTGTTAAATCAATTAAAAGAAAAGACAGGCCGGGGAATTGTAGGAAATAAACCTGCTTCTGGTACAGAGATATTAGTAGAGCTAGGAGAACACCATATGAAGACAGGGGACTTAATTGTTTACACGTCTGCTGACTCTGTTCTGCAGATTGCTGCCCATGAGGAAGTCGTTCCATTAGAGGAACTCTATGAGATTTGTGAGTATGCCCGTGAACTTACGAGAGATGAAAAGTATATGGTCGGCCGTGTGATTGCCCGTCCGTTCGTAGGTGCTCCGGGAGCTTTTGAAAGAACATCCAACCGTCACGATTATGCACTAAAGCCTTTTGGACAAACGGTGATGAACCATTTAGAAGATGCAGGATTAGATGTCATCGCCCTAGGCAAAATTTCCGATATCTATGATGGTGAAGGTGTAACAGAAGCGATTAGGACGACAGACAATATGGATGGAATGGATCAGCTTGTCGCATCAATGGGTAAAGATTTTAAAGGATTAAGCTTTTTAAACCTCGTTGATTTTGATGCTAAATTCGGTCACCGCCGTGATCCACAGGGCTATGGCGAGGCGCTTGAAGCCTATGACGAACGTCTGCCGGAAGTGCTGGAAAAAATGACAGCTGAAGATTTACTAATCATAACAGCTGATCATGGCAATGACCCGATTCACCACGGAACAGACCATACGAGAGAGCTTGTTCCTTTAATCGTCTATCATAAAGGTATTACTGCAGGGAAAGAGCTTCCTCAGTGCCAGACATTTGCAGATGTAGGTGCAACGATTGCCGACAACTTCTCAGCGAAAATGCCTGAACATGGAACGAGTTTTTTAAAGGATATCAAGTAG
- a CDS encoding purine-nucleoside phosphorylase: protein MEMIRKEAAAFIKEKVNVEPTVGLILGSGLGVLADEIQNPVVISYKDIPHFPESTVSGHKGQLVIGKLEGRQVIAMQGRFHYYEGYDMKQVTFPVRVMKELGVETLFVTNAAGGINEGFNAGDLMVITDHINNLGDNPLVGSNDDELGPRFPDMSEAYDRSLIEHAMKSADRLSLNVQKGVYIGNKGPAYETGAEVRMLRTWGGDAVGMSTVPEVTVANHAGIRVLGISCISNMAAGILDQPLTHDEVIETTAQVREDFLSFVKDMLKTLPA from the coding sequence ATGGAAATGATCAGAAAAGAAGCAGCAGCTTTTATAAAAGAAAAAGTAAATGTGGAACCGACCGTAGGATTAATTTTAGGTTCAGGGCTTGGAGTGCTGGCAGATGAGATTCAAAACCCTGTCGTCATCAGCTATAAAGATATTCCTCACTTCCCTGAGTCCACAGTTTCAGGACATAAAGGCCAATTGGTCATTGGTAAATTAGAAGGGCGCCAGGTGATCGCAATGCAGGGCCGTTTTCATTACTATGAAGGCTATGATATGAAGCAGGTGACGTTCCCTGTCCGGGTTATGAAGGAACTTGGGGTTGAGACCTTGTTTGTGACGAATGCTGCCGGAGGAATTAATGAAGGCTTTAATGCCGGAGATTTAATGGTCATCACCGATCATATTAACAACTTGGGAGATAACCCGCTTGTCGGCTCAAATGATGATGAGCTGGGGCCGCGTTTTCCTGATATGTCTGAGGCCTACGACCGCAGTCTGATTGAACACGCGATGAAGAGTGCTGATCGTCTGAGCCTGAACGTACAAAAAGGAGTTTATATAGGAAATAAAGGACCTGCATATGAAACGGGCGCAGAAGTAAGAATGCTTAGAACGTGGGGCGGAGATGCTGTAGGAATGTCTACTGTGCCGGAAGTAACCGTAGCCAACCACGCGGGCATCCGCGTGCTTGGAATTTCCTGTATCTCCAATATGGCTGCAGGAATTCTTGACCAGCCGCTTACTCACGATGAAGTCATTGAGACAACGGCTCAAGTACGGGAAGACTTTTTAAGCTTTGTAAAAGATATGCTAAAGACTCTGCCAGCTTAA
- a CDS encoding pyrimidine-nucleoside phosphorylase — protein sequence MRMYDVIVKKRDGQELSKEEIEFFVDGYTKGEIPDYQASAFTMAVYFQGMTENETAILTQAMVDSGETIDLSGIEGHIVDKHSTGGVGDKVTFIVGPLVASAGVPVAKMSGRGLGHTGGTLDKLEAIPGLQIEMSKEEFINNVNQHKLAVAGQTGNLAPADKKLYALRDVTGTVNSLPLIAGSIMSKKLASGADSIVLDVKTGSGAFMKTLKDSEALAREMVNIGNNLGRNTVAVISDMNQPLGFEVGNANEIKEAAEILQGKKVEDLRQLSLEIASHMTVLAEAFSSYEEAYQTLEENLENGKAFAAFRTFIEAQHGDTSVIDDLSKLPSAIHAIEVIAEKDGYVSAIDAESIGIAAMYLGAGRATKEDQINHGVGITLNKKIGDSVKVGEPLVILHSDNREAAESVKKVREAYTISSERVDAPTLIHKIIK from the coding sequence ATGAGAATGTATGATGTAATCGTTAAAAAGAGAGATGGTCAAGAACTGAGTAAGGAAGAAATCGAGTTTTTCGTAGATGGCTATACAAAAGGAGAAATACCTGATTACCAGGCCTCCGCTTTCACGATGGCTGTATATTTTCAGGGAATGACAGAAAATGAGACAGCGATCTTAACACAGGCAATGGTCGATTCTGGCGAAACAATTGATCTATCCGGAATTGAAGGTCACATCGTAGATAAGCATTCAACTGGAGGAGTCGGCGATAAAGTTACATTTATCGTCGGCCCGCTGGTCGCTTCAGCAGGTGTTCCTGTTGCGAAAATGTCGGGCCGCGGTCTAGGTCATACGGGTGGAACTCTGGATAAACTTGAAGCTATCCCGGGGCTTCAAATTGAAATGTCCAAAGAAGAGTTTATTAACAACGTAAATCAGCATAAGCTTGCCGTAGCCGGTCAGACTGGCAATCTGGCGCCCGCTGACAAGAAACTGTATGCCTTACGCGACGTAACGGGAACTGTGAACTCCCTTCCATTAATTGCTGGTTCAATTATGAGTAAAAAGCTGGCTTCAGGTGCTGACAGCATTGTTCTTGATGTGAAAACAGGAAGCGGCGCGTTTATGAAAACGCTGAAAGATTCAGAAGCCCTCGCCCGTGAAATGGTCAATATCGGAAACAATCTAGGAAGAAACACAGTGGCAGTTATTAGTGATATGAACCAGCCGCTTGGCTTTGAAGTTGGAAACGCTAACGAAATTAAAGAAGCGGCTGAAATTCTTCAAGGCAAGAAGGTGGAAGATTTAAGACAGCTGTCGTTAGAGATTGCTTCCCATATGACGGTACTTGCTGAAGCATTTTCAAGTTATGAAGAGGCGTATCAGACACTTGAAGAAAACTTGGAAAACGGGAAAGCCTTTGCTGCCTTCCGAACATTTATCGAAGCCCAGCATGGCGATACAAGTGTTATCGATGATCTGAGCAAGCTTCCTTCTGCAATACATGCGATTGAAGTTATCGCAGAGAAAGATGGATATGTTTCAGCAATCGATGCTGAATCAATTGGAATTGCTGCGATGTACTTAGGAGCGGGACGAGCTACTAAAGAAGATCAGATCAATCATGGAGTAGGAATTACGTTAAACAAAAAGATCGGAGATTCCGTCAAAGTGGGAGAGCCGCTCGTTATCCTGCACAGTGATAACAGGGAAGCAGCTGAATCAGTAAAGAAAGTCCGTGAAGCATATACTATTTCCTCTGAGAGAGTGGATGCCCCTACATTGATTCATAAGATTATTAAATAG
- a CDS encoding D-alanyl-D-alanine carboxypeptidase family protein — translation MHRLFSLLLTMSIIFTLIPSSFVHAQDKERSLASAASSAILMEKNSGMTLFDKNANKELPPASMTKIMTMLIIMEELEKGRLKLDEMVRVSEHAASMGGSQIFLEAGEEMSVEDLLKGIAVASGNDASVAMAERIAGSEEEFVDRMNKKVKDLGLKNTHFENPTGLPADGHYSTAHDMAVMARELLLHDSITKYTSIYEDYLRKGTEDEFWLVNTNKLIKTYPGMDGLKTGFTQKAKYCLTASAKKDDLHMIAVVMGAEKPKERNEAIASLLDYGFSQYEGVKLHSKDDVLQERKDIRGTPLNLKLVPEKDVVVLKKKNEEKTKYDTKLTITKEADLPIEKGDHLGWLTVSKGNEEVTRVRLEAQEPVKQAKFIELWERTFRNLTGIEKF, via the coding sequence ATGCATCGACTATTCAGTCTACTATTAACAATGAGTATTATATTTACTTTGATTCCATCATCTTTTGTTCATGCTCAAGATAAAGAACGTTCCCTTGCTTCAGCTGCTTCATCGGCCATACTTATGGAGAAAAACAGCGGAATGACTTTATTTGATAAAAACGCAAATAAAGAACTTCCTCCGGCAAGTATGACTAAGATCATGACTATGCTGATCATTATGGAAGAGCTGGAAAAAGGAAGACTTAAGCTTGATGAAATGGTCCGTGTCAGTGAACATGCGGCTTCCATGGGCGGTTCCCAAATCTTCCTTGAAGCTGGAGAAGAAATGTCAGTAGAAGATTTATTAAAAGGAATAGCTGTTGCATCTGGAAATGACGCAAGTGTCGCAATGGCAGAACGCATTGCCGGAAGTGAAGAAGAATTTGTAGACCGTATGAATAAAAAAGTGAAGGATTTAGGTTTAAAAAATACTCACTTTGAAAATCCTACAGGACTTCCTGCAGACGGGCACTACAGTACGGCTCACGATATGGCTGTTATGGCCCGTGAATTATTATTGCATGATTCCATTACTAAATATACGAGCATTTATGAAGACTATTTACGTAAAGGAACAGAGGATGAGTTTTGGTTAGTAAATACGAATAAGTTAATTAAAACTTATCCGGGAATGGATGGCTTAAAAACAGGGTTTACCCAAAAAGCAAAATACTGCTTGACTGCCAGTGCTAAAAAGGACGATTTGCACATGATAGCAGTTGTGATGGGAGCTGAAAAGCCAAAAGAGCGGAATGAAGCGATAGCCAGCCTGCTTGATTATGGCTTCAGTCAATATGAAGGAGTAAAACTTCATAGCAAAGATGATGTTCTGCAGGAAAGAAAAGATATTAGAGGTACACCTTTGAATCTGAAGCTCGTGCCTGAGAAGGATGTAGTTGTCCTAAAGAAAAAGAATGAAGAAAAAACAAAATATGATACAAAGCTTACGATAACGAAAGAGGCAGATCTTCCGATTGAAAAAGGCGACCACCTTGGATGGCTGACTGTCAGCAAAGGAAATGAAGAGGTTACCCGTGTCCGTCTTGAGGCGCAGGAGCCTGTTAAACAGGCTAAATTTATAGAGCTGTGGGAACGCACCTTTAGAAATTTGACAGGTATTGAGAAGTTTTAG
- the spoIIAA gene encoding anti-sigma F factor antagonist yields the protein MSLSVEFTTKESILLVRLEGELDHHEATNLREEWQAQLAQNQVGHVIVNLEKLTFMDSSGLGVMLGRYKEIQAAGREMVICSVSPEVKRLFDLSGMFKIVRLVDNEDFALQMLGVAS from the coding sequence TTGAGTCTTTCCGTAGAATTCACAACTAAAGAATCGATTTTACTCGTACGTTTAGAAGGTGAGCTTGATCACCATGAAGCAACAAACCTTCGTGAAGAATGGCAGGCTCAGCTTGCTCAAAATCAAGTAGGACATGTCATTGTAAACTTAGAGAAGTTAACTTTTATGGACAGTTCAGGTTTAGGAGTAATGCTGGGCCGATATAAAGAAATCCAGGCGGCTGGCCGGGAAATGGTCATTTGTTCGGTTTCGCCTGAAGTCAAAAGGTTATTTGACCTTTCAGGGATGTTTAAAATCGTACGATTAGTCGACAATGAAGATTTTGCTCTGCAAATGCTGGGGGTGGCGTCATGA
- the spoIIAB gene encoding anti-sigma F factor, whose amino-acid sequence MKNHMRIEFSSISQNESLARLAVASFISPLNPSMDELTDIKTVVSEAVTNAIIHGYEENPEENVILECSIDEDQIQIIIQDHGIGIEDIEEAREPLFTSKPEWERSGMGFTIMENFMDQVDVKSIKNEGTTITLAKQLTSTKVCN is encoded by the coding sequence ATGAAAAACCATATGAGAATCGAATTTTCAAGCATCAGCCAGAATGAATCCTTAGCCAGGTTAGCCGTCGCTTCCTTTATCAGTCCTTTGAATCCATCGATGGATGAGCTGACTGATATTAAGACCGTAGTATCCGAAGCTGTTACGAACGCGATTATTCATGGGTATGAAGAAAATCCAGAAGAAAATGTAATCCTCGAATGCTCAATTGATGAAGATCAAATCCAAATTATAATCCAGGACCACGGAATAGGTATTGAGGATATTGAAGAAGCTAGAGAGCCGCTTTTCACCTCCAAACCGGAGTGGGAGCGTTCCGGCATGGGTTTTACGATCATGGAAAACTTTATGGATCAGGTGGATGTCAAATCCATTAAAAACGAGGGCACGACGATTACACTAGCCAAGCAGTTAACCTCAACGAAAGTTTGTAATTAG
- the sigF gene encoding RNA polymerase sporulation sigma factor SigF gives MKTHTKEQRLSDKEVRELIQRSQSGDQEARHFLVEKNTRLVWSVVQRYLRRGYDPDDLYQIGCIGLLKSVDKFDLSFDVKFSTYAVPMIIGEIQRFIRDDGSVKVSRSLKETYHKIRVKKEELLKEYGRSPTINELAAALELTNEEIIQAEEAGRSPQSIYETVYESEGDPITLVDQIAEEDSRWFEHLSLHDVIDTLEKREKLIIYLRYFKDQTQSEVAERIGISQVQVSRLEKKILEQMKHLMSDTS, from the coding sequence ATGAAGACGCATACGAAAGAGCAGCGCTTATCAGACAAGGAAGTTAGGGAGCTTATTCAAAGAAGCCAGTCAGGTGACCAAGAGGCCAGGCACTTTCTGGTCGAAAAAAATACGAGGCTTGTCTGGTCCGTAGTGCAGCGTTATTTAAGGCGCGGTTACGATCCGGATGATTTGTATCAGATAGGCTGTATCGGCTTGTTGAAGTCAGTTGATAAATTTGACCTCAGTTTTGACGTCAAATTTTCCACCTATGCTGTTCCTATGATTATCGGTGAAATTCAGCGTTTTATTAGAGATGACGGCAGTGTAAAAGTGAGCCGAAGCCTTAAGGAAACCTACCATAAGATCCGAGTGAAAAAAGAAGAGCTGTTAAAAGAGTATGGACGGTCACCGACGATCAATGAGCTGGCTGCAGCGCTTGAATTAACGAATGAAGAAATAATTCAGGCGGAAGAAGCCGGGCGTTCCCCTCAATCGATTTATGAAACGGTCTATGAGAGCGAGGGAGATCCGATTACATTAGTCGACCAGATTGCGGAAGAGGATTCACGGTGGTTTGAACATCTTTCTTTGCATGATGTGATAGATACGCTTGAAAAACGTGAAAAATTAATTATCTACTTAAGGTATTTTAAAGACCAGACCCAGTCGGAAGTTGCTGAACGGATCGGCATCTCCCAGGTGCAGGTTTCCAGGCTGGAAAAGAAAATTTTAGAGCAAATGAAACATCTTATGAGTGATACGAGTTAA
- a CDS encoding stage V sporulation protein AA, translating into MTPIYIRLKQSIRIPAQDMIRLKDIARITGLKREKPLIENMIVHRIKQEDRNVIVIDSFTIINQIISRFPDYQVEILGPNYCVVHIERNKKKPTLLIVAGIWLLLFIGAAMAIMNFHYDVSMEMVQQKLHFMLTGEEVEHPLWIQIPYSIGLGLGMILFFNHWFHKKFNEEPNPMEIEVFKYQEDLDHYAAIHDNKVEKMDEDH; encoded by the coding sequence ATGACCCCAATTTATATTCGCTTGAAGCAGTCGATCCGCATTCCTGCTCAAGATATGATTCGCTTAAAAGACATAGCCAGAATCACCGGGCTGAAGAGAGAAAAGCCTTTAATAGAGAACATGATTGTACATCGAATAAAGCAGGAGGATAGGAATGTAATTGTTATTGATAGCTTTACGATTATCAATCAAATCATTTCCCGCTTCCCTGATTACCAAGTTGAGATCCTCGGTCCGAATTACTGTGTGGTTCATATTGAAAGGAATAAAAAGAAACCCACTCTCCTTATTGTTGCAGGAATTTGGCTTTTACTATTTATCGGTGCAGCTATGGCTATAATGAATTTTCATTATGATGTCAGCATGGAAATGGTTCAGCAGAAGCTGCACTTCATGTTAACAGGTGAGGAAGTGGAGCATCCCTTATGGATCCAGATTCCTTATTCCATTGGGCTTGGGCTGGGCATGATTTTATTCTTTAATCATTGGTTCCATAAGAAATTTAATGAAGAACCTAACCCTATGGAAATAGAGGTCTTTAAATACCAGGAAGATTTGGACCATTATGCTGCGATTCATGACAATAAGGTGGAAAAAATGGATGAGGATCATTGA
- a CDS encoding stage V sporulation protein AB: MRIIEAVIGLASGIAVGTGFVAFITVLGIVPRLMQLSQTASKIIWYEVAIIFGVFAGIYLSFGDSPIHMAVPGLVLWGLFHGAFVGMLAAALTEVLNVFPLLFKRIGIEGYLFTLLMALSLGKIAGSLFQWVIFVK; the protein is encoded by the coding sequence ATGAGGATCATTGAAGCTGTTATCGGTTTAGCATCTGGTATTGCAGTCGGAACAGGTTTTGTAGCTTTTATAACCGTTTTAGGGATCGTGCCCCGTCTCATGCAGCTAAGTCAAACGGCATCGAAAATCATCTGGTATGAAGTGGCGATCATCTTTGGTGTATTTGCCGGAATATATTTGTCCTTTGGCGACTCTCCGATTCATATGGCCGTGCCGGGTTTAGTATTATGGGGCCTGTTTCACGGAGCTTTTGTAGGGATGCTTGCTGCTGCCTTAACCGAAGTGTTAAATGTATTTCCCCTTCTCTTTAAAAGAATAGGCATTGAAGGATATTTATTCACTTTATTAATGGCTTTATCTCTTGGGAAAATTGCAGGTTCTCTTTTCCAGTGGGTAATTTTTGTTAAGTAA
- the spoVAC gene encoding stage V sporulation protein AC codes for MKEFNSKDYKKQSQTYQPKPPYVVNCVKAFVIGGLICTFGELLTQMYIHWFGFSEENAGNPTVATLILLAALATGFGFYDKLGQFAGAGSAVPVTGFANSITSAALEHKSEGLVLGVATNLFKVAGSVIVFGVVAAYILGIIRFTIKALF; via the coding sequence ATGAAAGAATTTAATTCAAAAGACTATAAAAAGCAAAGTCAGACCTATCAGCCGAAGCCCCCTTATGTGGTGAACTGTGTAAAGGCATTCGTCATCGGAGGTCTCATTTGTACATTTGGCGAATTACTGACACAAATGTACATTCACTGGTTTGGGTTCAGTGAAGAAAACGCCGGCAATCCGACTGTAGCAACATTAATCCTGCTTGCTGCTTTAGCTACGGGGTTTGGATTTTATGACAAGCTTGGGCAGTTTGCAGGTGCTGGTTCGGCCGTTCCGGTAACCGGCTTTGCTAATTCCATCACTTCCGCTGCTCTTGAGCATAAAAGTGAAGGCCTTGTACTCGGTGTGGCTACAAACTTGTTTAAAGTCGCAGGATCGGTCATTGTATTTGGAGTTGTAGCGGCCTATATTCTCGGCATTATCCGTTTTACAATAAAAGCATTATTCTAG